The region CACAAAAATCCTGTTTGTCGTTTATGTAGCGCTTTACAAACACCACCCAATTGCTCAGACATCTACAATAAAAAGCAAGTGATTTATAAAAGCGGTTTACAAAGCTTAGGGTGAAGAGACCGATGTGAAAAATCTAATAAAGCGTCAGTGGAAAATGTGAGTTTGGGAGTTCGAAGGTTTTCCTGCAGCACCGGGAATACAATCGACTGCTCAGATTAGATCCATCAATTTTCAGCTCAGTTTCAcagcgaggggaaaaaaaacacattagagGAAACACGCACAGACAGTagctcatttaaaatgtaaatcatgttttttaatttaagggatCCGAAGAGGTGAAGTGTTCACATCTAATCCACCAGGTCTAtcaagagaggaggaggatggtgggaGGAAAACAGGGAGAGGTGCCTGCAGACCGTGTCTGCGCTCTCTGGCAGCAGTGACAGTAATTCAGAGCTGCTGTTTGTCACAACTTTGTCCTGGTCCTGCCACTAACCCAGCGTCACTCCCTTCGGCACAAGGCTCTGTTCCCCATATTTACATAATAAATCTTATCTCCAACAGCAGGATTGAGCCCTTTTTCCTGCAAAGACTTATGTAAGCAAGTGATTTCACTCAGGCACCAAGACACAATGACAAAGAAGCTCCCAGGAAGCACCTAAAGACTCTCACCAAAGCCAGAGCAGAAGGAATAAGCCTGCACGCAGGTAACTATGACAGAGCCCTGAAGAACCATGTTTTAAATCCTGTGTAAACTGCCGGAAAGCGTCCTTTAAGGCACAGAAAGTGTAAGACATAAGGGCACGAAGGCAAAGCTAAAATTCAAAATCCATCAGATTCTGTTGTGCATTCAAGCCTGAATACTGCTGCCCCCACGCCCCCCGATGCGCTCAGGGTCTCGGAGAGGTACTCACTGGAAATCCGAGAACACTTCTAACAGGTTCTCCGTTTTCAGTGATGGGGAGAAGTCATAGATTTCGGTTACGTGGCCAAAATCCCCCTCGCTGAGCTGTGCATCTCCGTAGCTGGAATAATCAACGCTGATCTTCTCAATGCTGATGTCCTTCACGGTTAAATAACCCACAATCTGAGAATATTAATAATAAGTAAAAATCAGACAATGTTTCACTTCAAAGAACAATCCTCCAGGGCCCCACCTCAGTCCCTGCAAACCACTTCTGCAGCCACACTCCTGCCAGCAGGTTCAGCAGCCGCAGGGACTCTCCTCCCACCCACAGACTAATTCCTTCCCCTCGGGCCCACTCCTGAGCCACCCTCTTTTCCCCAAAGTCTCTCCCCACGGCAACACCCCTGGCAAAACTCTACCTCTGCAAAGAGCTCTGCGGTACAGTCGTCCTCGAGGCCGCTCTGCCCGCGGCTGCCCGCGCTCTCCTCTTTATCTCCCGCAGACAAATGCGGCTCACGCCACAGCGCATCGGCCGAGCCCGAACACTCcttgtcctcctcttcctccccaggcACCTTCCCGCTGTGGTTCTGCACGGCAGCAGCCACCCAGTGCTCCTGGGCCTCGGGAGGCGGCGGGTCAGCACCAGGGACGCACTCGGGGGCGGCCAGAGGCTCATTTTGGGCTTCTGGGGGGTCCTGGTTCTGCTCCACCTGGGCAACGCTGGGGCACTCTTGGTCTTGGCTTTCCAGCTCGGAGAAACCCTTGTCTCCCTCCACCGCACCGGCGTTCACAAAGTCCTTGCCCTGTTCTTCAGGCGGCGACACGTTTCCGCCGCTCTCCAGGCTCTTGGCAGCAGCGCAGCTCTTATCTTGGTTTTCCAGTGTCAGCGACGCTGCACCCGACGCTGCCACAGCCGGGTCCgtacagcagctcctgctgcgaCTTTCTGGCAGGGGGGAGGTTTCGCCGCACTCCGACACACCGGCATCCCGGCTCATTTGGTCTCCAGCTTGCACTTGGCACAGGATTTTGCTCCCTTCCGGTATAATAGTGTTGTCACAGCTCGTATCTTGCTCTTCTGCTTCAACTGGGTTTTTATTGTGTACGGAAGAACCTGAACAGTCTTTATCCTGCCTTTCCTGCCCAGAGAAATCGTTACTGTTCTGTAACGACGGGACATCTGTACAACACGGAGGACATTCATCATCTGCATCATCGTTATTCTTCCCTGAAACACTCTCTTCGCCAGGCTCCTGTGGCTCGCCAGGGGCCAAGGAGACACCACCTGCGCTGCCTCCAGACttgcccagctcctcctgggcgTCCCCAGCTGAAGCTTTAGGGCAGACGATTTCTTCTTGTGCCACGTCCCCCCTGCACTCGGTGCTCCCCACCGGGCTCTCCTGCTCCCCCCCTTCTGCCTTCTTGCGCATCGCCTTGGGGACGTACAGGGCTTTATCTGGCTTCTTCCTGGGAGGCCTTTTTATCCTGCCAGAGCCCACGCAGGCTCGAGAGTTGTCTCCGTGCATCTCCCCGCCGTGCCGCAGCCTGCCGCCtcggcccccccggccccacggCTGCGGAGGTCGCTGCGGTCTCGGGGGGTTGCTGCTGGGTTTTTGGTCGCTGGTCTCGGTGGGCAGCCTGGGAGAACGGCAAGACGTGAGCGGGGAGCAGTAACACGATGTTCACaaataagagagaaaaggaaaagcatcaAATCCACATAGAAATCAgtagatagaagaaaaaaaaaagactctctgCTTCCTTAATGACTGGAAGATGCTGTCGGTAACAGCTGCCCTCCTCTTTGTGGGGAAGCACCACGCAAACTTTGTGTTTGTAAGCCTGAACAAACACCCCACGGCCACAGAAAGAGAAGCACCGTTACATCGACTGCGCCCCACCTGACGGCCGAGTGGCAGATGaccgtcctcctcctccatccttctCCCACAGAAAAGCTGCTCAACAAATCCACGTTGTCCACGGTCCGGTGGATCAGGTACCTGAGGCGACTGGACAGAGGCGGGAACAGGAGCACTCTGAAACGAGAGAGGGGCCGAGGGCATCAGGAAGGAGAAGGATAGAAAAGGAGCAAGAATTTATTAATGTCTCTTTCCCCAGTCGTTCCCAGTGTAGGGTTTAAAATCAAGCCCAAAAGCCAAGCAGGACTTTCTGGTATTCAAGAGCCAAAATCCCCTCTTCATCCTCGACGTCTAGACAGAGGCGATCGCTTCGCACGTAGcagcgggagcgcggggcggccGGGACTGCCCGGTCCTGCGGCTGGGACTCACGTTCCTGCCCGGACCCGTGCTGGGAACGGCTGGGAAGCACCAGCAGAAGGCTGCTCCCAGTCCCCTGCCTCCCAGTCGCCTGCCTCCCAGTCCGACCACGCTCCAGAAACCATCAACTACAAGAATATCGAACCAGCGAATAAACACCACGTTTGATTTCATCGCATTTAGACACGTTTTTACAATTTCAGTTTCGTTCCTGAGCGTTTTACACAGGTACTTTCTctctcaaacattttttaaaaagcaacgaaataaatatttaaggtcTTCACAAGCTGGCAGGAAGCTGAACGAAGCAATCCCGCCCCTGCTCCCGTCGGACACCCTCTTTTGGGCCATCTCAAGGGTTTCAGAGGTCACTGGATCAGGAGCTGGGTCCAGTTAAATCCAGCCTGGCCAAAGACAAACGCCGCAGCGATCCAAGGTGACGGAGTTCCCTGCCGGGGAGGAGGATCCGGCGCGCAGGAAGCCCTCAGCAGAGAGGGGAAACAGTTTGATTACAAAACTATTCATTAGAACTCGTCAGGCCGACTAGCGAGATGGTGGAAGAGCCACCAGTGTCCCAAACGACTGCGCTGGAAGGAGCAGGGACAGAGACGGGCAGAGACCCCACACCGATCCCCGGGGATGCTCTGAGCCAGGCTGGGGGGAGCGGGTCACCCTGTGTAAAGACCCCACCGGCCcctgcacccaggggtgctgTGGCAGAGCACCCACCTGTGGTGCTGCCCCTGCAGCATGAAGTGCTCCAGCTCCTCCGCGATCCTGCCCACGAACTCATCCTCGTTGGGCGAGAGGAAGACGCCGTCCATGCAGCGCAGCGCCAGGGTGGCAGCGGGCTGGAGGCCTGCGGAGGGCCAGGGCACATGGAGAGATGGTTGCCAGCCCCCTCGGGggcccaccacccccccaccaaGCCGACCCCCCCTCTGCGTGCAACCCCGACCCCTGTCCTGGGCACCCCGAGCACCCCCACCACCATCCTGCTTTTCACACCATGTTACCCCTTTCCTGTGCACCCCAACACCATCCTGCTCTTTACACCACGTTACCCCCTTTCCTGTGCACCCCACCACAATCCTTTTTTACACCACGTTACCCCTTTCCCCGTGCACCCCAGCACCGTCCTGCTTTTTGCGCCACGTTACCCCTttccctgcgcccccccccccagcaccgtcCTGCTTTTTACATCACGTTACCCCCTTCCTGGCGCACCCCTCTGCACCCCCTTTCCCCCCGacacccccgggcacccccctgcgCTGCTCCGTGCACCGTcactcccttcccctgcccccccagcaccacGTGCTGCCTTTTACACCCTattcccccccccatcccccttcacccccaccccccgcgcTCCCCCTTTACTCACCCccttccccctgcaccccccgaCACCCCGCAGCCCCACCACACCCCCCGGGGGCTGCTCCGGGCCCCCCGGCCGGGttcgcccccccctcccctcaccgCCAGGCCCGGCCGAGCGGCGTTTCCCGGTGCGGCGCCTGCGCCCGGACCCGGCTCCTCCCCCCCGGCAccggccgccccgcccggggGGCGCGGACACGCGTGgggacccgcccccccccccgtcccccctccccatAGGGAGAAAAGCGGGTTTTTCCCCACGGGGGGGGCGGTCACGCGTGTCCagggaagcgggggggggggggcagcactcTGGGGACCCCCGGGCTGACACCCGGGTCTGGTTCCTGGGGGGACCGCATAGCCCCAAAATGCCaaatcttgcaaaaaaaaaaagaaaaaaaaaaaaaaacggtttTGCTGATGCGCAGGGGGAGCAGATACCACCCCCAAAAGCTTTAAACTGCCACTTGCTCCTTTTCCTTGGCCCAGTTTCCCCAGAAAGAAATTCCTGCTTTTCCAACAGCACACAGGTTCCTCCAGCCAAAAATCCCcgtttttaaaccattttttctttcttagggAGCCCGTGGCACAGAGCAGTTCGGATGCCGAGAGCCTGAGGTTTGGGGCGACTAACTGGAGATTTGGGCCTGTTTCAGAAGAGCCCAGGTGAAACCAGTGAGACCCAACATTTCTAAAGTCTCCTCCAATTCCTTCATGAGTTGACGCATAAATCCGGGGGGGGCAGTTTGCCCCCGGTGACAGTTTTGGGAAGAGTAAGGGCCTCCAGAATTTCCAACATGGCTCAGAACCAAACCAAGGGCAGCCTCCCATCACCTGGCTGCTTTCCCGGGGTACAATCCGTCCCCCAGCTCGGTCCCCATCGCTGCTCAGCGGAGGTGGCACCGCAGGGCCCTGAGCCGCTCCCAGCTAAGTCGCTGCTCAACACGGGAGCGAGCTCGATGCAAACGAACCGCACGGTTCGTTAGCGATACGCTCAAAGGTAACGAGTGTCCCTCATTATTTCTCTTGTAGGGGTGGAAAAGAGCCGTGTCTGGGCTCCTTCACGCGCTCAGAGACACGGGGACAAGGCCGAGGCAGCACGGCCGGTACGTCAGAGCCATCCCCACGCTGGTGTGGGGAGAAGTTCTGGCTTTGCTCTCCCAAAAATCCTCCTCGGCAGGGTGAATGTCTGCTGCCTCTCCCCCCATAGCTGACTGATTGCTCAAAATTACCATATAGATTGAGAAAGCCAGGCTGGTGATTTCACAAGAGCTTCTGCCAGGCTCCTCCAAGCATCTGGAGACCCTCATCCAGTCTCGACCCCTGTCTGGAGCTGCTTTCTTTGGAGACCAGCCCTGGCTCCTGATGATGAGAGCAGCTGATGTTTC is a window of Strix aluco isolate bStrAlu1 chromosome 28, bStrAlu1.hap1, whole genome shotgun sequence DNA encoding:
- the R3HCC1 gene encoding R3H and coiled-coil domain-containing protein 1: MGRGDGGGGGSPRVSAPPGRGGRCRGGGAGSGRRRRTGKRRSAGPGGLQPAATLALRCMDGVFLSPNEDEFVGRIAEELEHFMLQGQHHRVLLFPPLSSRLRYLIHRTVDNVDLLSSFSVGEGWRRRTVICHSAVRLPTETSDQKPSSNPPRPQRPPQPWGRGGRGGRLRHGGEMHGDNSRACVGSGRIKRPPRKKPDKALYVPKAMRKKAEGGEQESPVGSTECRGDVAQEEIVCPKASAGDAQEELGKSGGSAGGVSLAPGEPQEPGEESVSGKNNDDADDECPPCCTDVPSLQNSNDFSGQERQDKDCSGSSVHNKNPVEAEEQDTSCDNTIIPEGSKILCQVQAGDQMSRDAGVSECGETSPLPESRSRSCCTDPAVAASGAASLTLENQDKSCAAAKSLESGGNVSPPEEQGKDFVNAGAVEGDKGFSELESQDQECPSVAQVEQNQDPPEAQNEPLAAPECVPGADPPPPEAQEHWVAAAVQNHSGKVPGEEEEDKECSGSADALWREPHLSAGDKEESAGSRGQSGLEDDCTAELFAEIVGYLTVKDISIEKISVDYSSYGDAQLSEGDFGHVTEIYDFSPSLKTENLLEVFSDFHESGFKIQWVDDTHALGIFSSLSAASQALGRRYPSLKIRPLIHATKQSKIKALQRPKLLHLAKERPQTDTAVAKRLVTRALGLKHKQQGGSGTEVLLPESLDQEE